The following coding sequences are from one Schizosaccharomyces osmophilus chromosome 1, complete sequence window:
- the zuo1 gene encoding ribosome-associated chaperone, zuotin: MSAGETIKLYPATSKQAVEASFVPNGKISPVVRRSVEPVGPFFLAHARRQIHGRTFSEDERLEKKDEKKEEVKEESEDEEEDPDMLRADPKEWKQQDHYAVLGLSKYRYKANLEQIKKAHLKKVLKHHPDKKAATGNINDDSFFKCIQKANEILTDATKRRQYDSVDENAEVEAPESTTEENFFELWAPVFDAEARFSKKQPAPGLGTIESPRPEVEKFYNFWYNFDSWRTFEYLDKDIPDDGESRDNKRYQEKKNRSERQKNKARDNTRLRQLVDTALASDPRIKLFKQQEKAAKEARKWERDAGAREAAAAAQKKKEEEERLAAEEASAKATASAQSKKAKEDKKKTQKRDKKIVKNALKDFNYFSETDVPSPTQVDTVLKDTDALMPKLGDGELATFAADISAQNDAGAAAVKGVFDKYAKMFIERGSLKASEVVFFGK; this comes from the coding sequence ATGAGCGCCGGTGAAACCATTAAGTTATACCCTGCTACTTCTAAACAGGCCGTGGAAGCCTCGTTTGTTCCTAACGGAAAGATTAGCCCAGTCGTCCGTCGTTCAGTTGAACCTGTCGGACCCTTTTTCTTGGCTCATGCTAGACGCCAAATACATGGCCGCACTTTCAGTGAAGATGAGCGCTTAGAGaagaaagacgaaaagaaggaggaaGTCAAGGAGGAATCTGAggatgaggaagaagacCCAGATATGCTCCGTGCCGACCCCAAAGAATGGAAGCAACAAGATCACTATGCCGTTTTGGGTCTTTCCAAATACCGTTACAAAGCTAACTTGGAACAAATTAAGAAGGCTCATTTGAAGAAGGTTTTGAAGCACCATCCTGATAAGAAGGCCGCTACCGGTAACATCAATgatgattctttcttcaagtGTATCCAGAAGGCCAACGAAATTCTTACTGATGCCACTAAGCGTCGTCAATATGATTCCGTTGATGAAAATGCTGAAGTTGAGGCCCCAGAGTCCACTACcgaagaaaactttttcgAACTTTGGGCACCTGTTTTCGATGCCGAGGCCAGATTTTCCAAGAAGCAACCTGCTCCTGGTTTGGGAACTATTGAATCCCCTCGCCCTGAAGTTGAAAAATTTTACAACTTCTGGTACAACTTTGACTCTTGGAGAACCTTTGAGTACTTGGACAAGGACATTCCTGATGATGGTGAATCTCGTGATAACAAGCGttatcaagaaaagaagaatcgtTCCGAGCGTCAAAAGAACAAGGCTCGTGACAATACTCGTCTCCGCCAATTAGTAGACACCGCTTTGGCTTCTGATCCCCGCatcaaacttttcaaacaacAAGAGAAGGCTGCTAAGGAAGCCCGTAAGTGGGAACGCGATGCCGGTGCTCGTGAAGCTGCTGCCGCTgctcaaaagaaaaaggaagaggaGGAACGTCTTGCTGCCGAAGAAGCTTCTGCTAAGGCTACAGCTAGCGCTCAAAGCAAGAAGGCTAAGGAAGATAAGAAGAAGACTCAAAAGCGTGATAAGAAGATAGTTAAGAACGCTTTGAAGGATTTCAATTACTTCAGCGAGACTGATGTTCCTTCTCCTACTCAAGTCGATACTGTCCTGAAGGATACCGACGCTTTGATGCCTAAGCTCGGTGATGGTGAGCTTGCCACTTTTGCTGCTGACATTTCTGCTCAAAATGACGCTGGTGCCGCTGCTGTCAAAGGCGTTTTTGACAAGTATGCCAAGATGTTCATTGAACGTGGTTCTTTGAAGGCCAGTGaagttgttttctttggcaagtaa
- the ncb2 gene encoding transcription regulator Ncb2 produces MNDAFVDDELSLPKATVQKMVSEMLPEDLTFTKETRDLLIECCVEFIHLVSSEANEICEKESKKTIAAEHIIKALENLEFKEYISEVLEVAAEHKEQQKNREKKGSKFEQSGVSRDELLRQQEELLSRARERFQNQNSVNQPVPAPTSPSEGSDIKQGVKKEEDPIA; encoded by the exons ATGAATGATGCATTCGTAGATGATGAATTGTCTTTGCCAAAGG CTACGGTTCAAAAAATGGTTTCTGAAATGCTTCCAGAAGACCTTACATTcacaaaagaaaccagGGACTTATTAATTGAGTGCTGCGTCGAATTTATTCACCTCGTTTCTAGTGAGGCCAACGAGATATgcgaaaaggaaagcaaaaaaactATTGCTGCGGAGCATATAATTAAAGCACTAGAGAATTTGGAATTTAAGGAATATATCAGTGAGGTATTAGAAGTTGCAGCTGAACATAAAGAACAACAAAAG AATcgtgaaaaaaaagggagCAAATTTGAACAATCCGGAGTCTCTAGAGATGAACTGTTACGCCAACAAGAAGAACTCTTGAGCCGTGCTAGAGAACGatttcaaaaccaaaattcCGTGAATCAACCTGTACCCGCTCCCACATCTCCTTCAGAGGGTAGCGACATAAAGCAAGGagtgaaaaaagaagaggatCCCATTGCGTAG
- the isn1 gene encoding IMP 5'-nucleotidase Isn1, with the protein MASRYRVEYALKQHRKDNFIEWIKGLLAVPFVLHAGKPSQKEVTKAKEEETLERYARILRDVECLIESHVELTAQGRHHSQLKMLVPTITSFWTPLPLVQALYDLEPKLCLAKRSFVAPSFNDVRTILGGAQLRYLAQHSLEMVSFDGDVTLYEDGQPLLADNPVISRLVQLLSRDIYVVILTAAGYPSPSGKEYMDRFSGLLQAIEDSDLVDTQKRKLHVLGGESNYLFEYNPLHGLQWVEPESWMLPIMKTWPVDEISQLLDTAEDALRSCITGLNIDAKIIRKERSVGFAPSLGQKLRREQLEETVLEVQTTLQLMNFSVPFTAFNGGNDIWCDIGDKKLGVHCLQYFFAISHPSKCLHVGDQFLSAGNNDYKARSAATTVWVSSPSETVEFLDYYFSQLPYQP; encoded by the exons ATGGCATCGAGATACCGCGTTGAGTATGCTTTGAAACAGCATCGAAAAGACAACTTTATAGAATGGATTAAGGGACTATTAGCTGTCCCGTTTGTCTTACATGCTGGTAAACCGTCTCAGAAAGAAGTTACGAAggcaaaggaagaagaaactttgGAACGTTACGCTCGAATTTTAAGAGACGTTGAATGCCTAATTGAAAGTCATG TTGAGCTAACGGCTCAAGGTCGCCATCATAGCCAGCTAAAGATGCTTGTGCCAACTattacttctttttggacACCATTACCTTTGGTTCAGGCTTTATACGATCTCGAGCCAAAACTTTGTTTGGCTAAACGTAGTTTCGTGGCACCTAGCTTTAACGATGTTCGTACAATCCTAGGTGGTGCTCAGCTCCGCTACCTTGCTCAGCATAGCCTTGAGATGGTTAGCTTTGATGGTGATGTAACTCTGTATGAAGATGGACAACCCTTGCTTGCTGACAATCCGGTTATTTCACGTTTAGTACAACTCTTGTCAAGAGACATATATGTAGTAATCCTAACTGCTGCTGGATACCCTAGTCCTAGTGGAAAGGAATACATGGATCGGTTCTCAGGTCTATTACAAGCGATTGAGGACAGTGATTTGGTCGATACTCAAAAGCGAAAATTGCATGTATTGGGCGGTGAAAGTAACTACTTGTTTGAATACAATCCGCTCCATGGACTACAATGGGTAGAGCCAGAGTCCTGGATGCTTCCCATTATGAAGACATGGCCGGTCGACGAAATCTCTCAATTATTGGATACTGCTGAAGATGCTCTTCGTTCTTGCATAACCGGTTTAAACATCGATGCTAAAATTATACGTAAGGAACGATCTGTTGGGTTTGCACCTTCGTTAGGTCAAAAACTGAGAAGAGAACAGCTAGAGGAAACAGTTTTGGAAGTACAGACAACGCTACAATTAATGAATTTCTCTGTTCCATTTACTGCCTTCAATGGAGGAAATGACATCTGGTGCGATATAGGCGACAAAAAGCTTGGAGTTCATTGCCTTCAATACTTCTTCGCCATTTCGCATCCTTCCAAATGTTTGCACGTTGGTGACCAGTTTCTCTCCGCTGGTAATAACGATTACAAAGCC AGATCTGCTGCTACTACCGTTTGGGTATCAAGTCCTTCGGAAACTGTAGAGTTTTTAGACTATTACTTTTCTCAACTACCTTATCAACCCTGA
- the swi3 gene encoding replication fork protection complex subunit Swi3: MAAPNSIEQREKTNISDKNALPRENTEKENENDNESFDLGLEEKDVPVKRPRKQIAKFDEERLASENGIPKLQRMRKKVNLKGKGHELGDLKRILSMYHIWTHELYPRATFDDSISYLNRLGSTRSVKVRRRGWINEVADESVVGQESLQNVSYDQPPVMGSTRLPSKQDSYLENGEDVSFVIPDVENE, translated from the exons ATGGCAGCTCCAAATTCTATTGAACAAAgagagaaaacaaatataaGTGATAAGAATGCATTGCCTAGAGAAAATactgaaaaggaaaacgagAATGATAATGAAAGCTTTGATCTTggtttagaagaaaaagacgTTCCAGTGAAGCGTCCACGTAAACAGATTGCAAagtttgatgaagaaag GTTAGCGTCTGAGAATGGCATTCCGAAGCTTCAACGTATGAGAAAAAAGGTGAatttgaaaggaaagggCCATGAGTTAGGGGacttgaaaagaattttatcCATGTATCATATTTGGACACACGAATTATATCCACGAGCTACCTTCGATGACTCAATATCGTACTTGAACAGACTAGGATCCACACGTTCAGTCAAGGTACGCAGACGTGGTTGGATCAATGAAGTTGCCGATGAAAGTGTAGTTGGCCAGGAAAGCCTACAAAACGTGTCTTACGACCAACCTCCCGTTATGGGATCGACGAGGTTGCCTTCTAAGCAAGATTCGTACCTTGAAAACGGTGAAGACGTGTCATTCGTTATTCCAGACGTTGAGAATGAATAA
- the mzm1 gene encoding mitochondrial respiratory chain complex III assembly protein, LYR family Mzm1 translates to MAAARSCFRNLWRASKEVFEGDAVILEDARTRIRSGFRESAGLAGDQAKEKIELGNGVASILRNNVVQAVKKDDGVYSLKIRDSTEMNENKHRTKTLKY, encoded by the exons ATGGCCGCTGCTAGATCGTGCTTTCGAAATCTATGGAGAGCAAGTAAAGAAGTATTTGAAG GGGACGCTGTAATTCTTGAGGATGCTAGAACTCGCATTCGATCGGGATTTCGTGAAAGTGCTGGGCTGGCGGGGGACCAAGCGAAAGAGAAAATCGAGTTGGGAAACGGGGTTGCTTCTATATTGCGAAATAATGTCGTGCAGGCTGTGAAAAAAGATGACGGTGTCTATTCACTGAAGATTCGTGATTCTACtgaaatgaatgaaaacaagcaTAGAACTAAAACGCTCAAGTACTGA
- the lsm4 gene encoding Lsm2-8 complex subunit Lsm4 produces the protein MLPLTLLNAAQGRPILVELKNGETFNGHLEKCDTYMNLTLHEVIRTMPDGDRFFRLPECYIRGNNIKYLRIQDEVLEQVGKQQAQQRETRGSRFRGRGQRGRGGYGNMNPSNRRGRGRGGHY, from the exons ATG CTTCCTTTAACCTTATTAAATGCGGCTCAAGGTAGGCCTATACTTGTAGAGCTAAAAAACGGCGAAACCTTCAATGGCCATCTCGAAAAATGTGATACATATATGAACCTGACTCTACACGAGGTTATACGGACTATGCCTGATGGTGATAGATTCTTTCGACTTCCTGAATGCTATATCCGTGGAAATAAC ATTAAATACTTACGAATTCAAGACGAGGTTTTGGAGCAAGTTGGAAAACAACAAGCACAGCAACGTGAAACTCGTGGATCGAGATTCCGTGGCCGTGGACAACGCGGCCGTGGAGGTTATGGAAACATGAATCCTTCAAATCGTCGCGGACGTGGACGAGGAGGGcattattga
- the bpl1 gene encoding biotin-protein ligase Bpl1, translated as MNVLIYNGNGVSKACLSRTFQCLFPFVVPQYSMRFVDACTLEHDPWPSNTSLLIIPGGRDLGYCGSFNDLIYRNITDFVRRGGSYLGLCAGGYFASANVEFRMPDKDLNVIGSRKLQFFPGTCAGPTFSGFAYDSEEGARAAPLALEQMEGSNSATTTTTRIYYNGGGSFVNAEAYPKVRVVARYAEVEKERSAAIIYIPIGKGHVVLTGVHPEFGADGNNTLDEHDEPVRLELIAHMLKLLGLRIPKNISECCVQPKVTDQYLFPCNESTSWLFNWFKEDKIHNTLCDKTYDFHFKDVSDRHTLPNASPSNHDSNDDLNQETKPSVSICSGNEEIEYEHTKSHFDYKLYQKNLKDCHFGSPILISPVIRSTQTLFDSNPKFLERLPTGFTAFANYQTAGRGRGQNMWVSPYGVLAFSFIVNVPSENFSTTPVALFQYLMALSVVNGVRNYAPGYEDIPVFIKWPNDVYASVSEGESLHQEKRYTKLSGIIVTSTYENDVLHLVIGCGVNVSNLGPTISLNTLVDEWNKQHPESPLEYFRFEILLAKIFNYFEHYYYTLLRDGFARILPEYYQYWLHNKQIVNLQSGEKARIKGITSDFGLLIAELLNHSGVAYGNSIYLQPDGNSFDLMKNLITKKT; from the coding sequence ATGAATGTTCTAATATATAATGGAAACGGTGTTTCAAAAGCATGTTTATCACGAACTTTTCAATGcctttttcctttcgttGTGCCACAATATTCTATGCGATTTGTGGACGCTTGTACTCTAGAGCATGATCCTTGGCCAAGTAATACCTCTCTTCTAATAATACCCGGAGGAAGAGATTTGGGCTACTGTGGTTCATTCAATGACCTTATTTATCGGAACATTACAGATTTCGTTCGTCGGGGTGGAAGCTACCTTGGTCTTTGCGCGGGCGGCTACTTTGCGTCAGCCAATGTTGAATTTCGAATGCCTGACAAAGATTTAAATGTCATCGGGTCAAGAAAGCTTCAGTTTTTCCCAGGTACTTGTGCCGGCCCAACGTTTTCCGGATTTGCCTATGACAGTGAAGAGGGTGCAAGGGCCGCTCCTTTAGCATTAGAACAAATGGAAGGTTCAAATTCGGCAACAACGACGACGACGCGCATTTATTACAATGGAGGCGGATCATTCGTAAATGCTGAAGCCTATCCCAAGGTCCGAGTTGTAGCACGTTATGCCGAAGTGGAAAAAGAGCGTTCAGCAGctattatttatatacCCATTGGTAAAGGGCATGTCGTCTTGACAGGAGTTCACCCAGAGTTTGGTGCAGATGGTAATAATACACTGGACGAACACGATGAGCCAGTGCGATTAGAACTCATCGCACATATGTTAAAGCTTCTAGGGCTTAGGATTCCCAAAAATATTTCGGAATGCTGTGTCCAACCAAAGGTGACGGATCAGTACTTATTTCCTTGTAATGAATCCACAAGTTGGCTATTTAATTGGTTCAAAGAAGATAAAATCCATAATACCCTCTGTGATAAAACCTACGACTTTCATTTTAAAGATGTCTCAGACCGTCATACACTACCGAACGCTTCGCCGTCGAATCATGATTCAAATGATGACTTAAACcaagaaacaaaaccaTCTGTCTCTATTTGTTCTGGTAATGAGGAAATCGAATACGAGCATACAAAGTCCCACTTTGACTACAAATTGTATCAAAAGAACTTGAAAGATTGTCATTTTGGCTCGCCCATTCTTATTTCTCCTGTCATTCGTTCAACCCAAACGCTTTTTGATAGCAATCCAAAGTTCCTTGAAAGGCTCCCTACAGGATTTACCGCATTTGCTAATTACCAAACTGcaggaagaggaagaggacAAAACATGTGGGTTTCCCCTTATGGAGTACtagcattttcttttattgtgAATGTTCCATCCGAAAATTTCAGTACAACCCCAGTAGCTCTCTTCCAGTATCTTATGGCCCTTTCTGTCGTCAATGGTGTTAGAAACTACGCCCCTGGTTATGAGGATATTCCCGTCTTTATTAAATGGCCCAACGATGTTTACGCATCTGTCAGTGAAGGTGAATCTTTGCACCAGGAAAAGAGATATACGAAGCTTTCAGGAATAATTGTTACATCTACATATGAAAACGATGTCTTACATTTGGTGATCGGATGTGGAGTGAACGTGAGTAATCTGGGACCTACCATATCTTTGAATACACTAGTCGACGAGTGGAACAAGCAACATCCAGAGAGCCCTTTAGAGTATTTCCGGTTTGAGATTTTGTTAGCTAAGATTTTTAATTACTTTGAGCATTATTATTACACACTTCTTCGAGATGGGTTTGCTCGAATCTTGCCAGAATATTATCAGTATTGGCTACACAATAAGCAGATCGTCAATTTGCAAAGTGGTGAAAAAGCTAGAATTAAAGGAATCACATCTGACTTTGGTTTGCTAATTGCTGAGCTTCTCAATCATTCCGGAGTTGCTTATGGCAATAGTATTTACCTACAGCCCGATGGAAACAGCTTTgatttgatgaagaatttaATTACCAAGAAGACATAG
- the mgm101 gene encoding mitochondrial DNA repair protein, producing the protein MRHTKLVFAITRNATSKKLCNSNGCLKQLSIPGSSPSLPSIWLNHRPFHISSFCAENRTAPPKTNETEKTLKNENELRSDVQEANIPDMGPNWQTSFYGLSAQPFSKEISSTLTAPLSLEDVEIKPDGILYLPEIKYRRILNSAFGPGGWGLAPRGNTTVTSKSVSREYALVCHGRLVSVARGEQTYFDPEGVATASEGCKSNALMRCCKDLGVASELWDPRFIRTFKRERCTEVFVENVMTKKKRKLWRRKEDRFTYPYKE; encoded by the coding sequence atGAGACATACAAAATTAGTCTTTGCAATTACAAGGAACGCAACTTCCAAGAAGCTGTGTAACTCCAATGGCTGTTTAAAACAACTCAGCATCCCAGGATCATCTCCAAGCTTGCCATCCATATGGTTGAATCATCGTCCTTTTCATATTTCTAGTTTCTGTGCTGAAAATAGGACAGCTcctccaaaaacaaacgaaaccgaaaaaactttaaaaaatgaaaatgagcTTCGTTCAGATGTACAGGAAGCAAACATACCGGACATGGGTCCTAATTGGCAAACTTCGTTTTACGGGTTGTCAGCACAGCCTTTTAGCAAGGAGATTAGTAGTACTCTTACAGCTCCACTTTCACTGGAAGACGTGGAAATAAAACCAGATGGAATCCTTTATCTACCTGAAATCAAATACCGAAGAATCTTAAACAGTGCTTTTGGCCCCGGCGGATGGGGACTTGCCCCTCGTGGAAACACCACTGTTACAAGTAAATCAGTTTCTAGAGAGTATGCTCTGGTTTGCCATGGCCGGCTTGTGTCAGTTGCTCGAGGTGAGCAAACTTATTTTGATCCTGAAGGAGTTGCTACAGCGTCTGAGGGTTGCAAATCAAATGCATTAATGAGATGCTGCAAAGACTTGGGAGTTGCGAGTGAACTATGGGATCCGAGATTTATTCGTACTTTTAAACGTGAGCGTTGCACGGAAGTATTTGTCGAAAATGTCatgacaaagaaaaagcgtAAATTATGGCGCAGAAAGGAAGACAGATTCACTTATCCTTACAAAGAATGA
- the hva22 gene encoding ER membrane organization protein, HVA22/TB2/DP1 family protein — protein sequence MEILSTVIGAGYPIYRSYLLLEVPAKANQLIPKAFQIRNNEPKTVDEERRRLMAYWCVYGCVTSIEGLVGSYIRWVPFYSTAKVVLWIWLLHPKTRGSEYVYQTYISTFLREHKDTIQGFLEKLVQLSNSEQLLINSWGFLRSMIDYFPKGDTAAPGSKNDAPKKSS from the exons ATGGAGATTCTGAG CACAGTAATTGGAGCAGGATATCCGATATATAGAAGCTATTTGTTGCTTGAGGTACCCGCAAAAGCTAATCAATTGATcccaaaagcttttcagaTTCGTAATAATGAACCAAAAACTGTTG ATGAAGAGCGTCGTCGATTGATGGCTTACTGGTGCGTTTATGGATGTGTCACTTCAATTGAAGGATTGGTTGGCAGCTATATACGTTGGGTTCCTTTTTACAGCACTGCCAAGGTTGTCCTGTGGATTTGGTTATTACACCCCAAGACGCGCGGTTCAGAATATGTGTATCAAACGTACATTTCGACCTTCCTTCGAGAGCACAAGGATACAATCCAGGGCTTTCTTGAAAAGTTAGTTCAACTAAGTAACTCTGAACAACTTCTGATTAATTCTTGGGGATTTTTACGGTCCATGATTGATTATTTCCCCAAGGGAGATACTGCGGCTCCGGGTTCTAAGAACGATGCTCCCAAGAAATCTTCCTAA